One genomic window of Numida meleagris isolate 19003 breed g44 Domestic line chromosome 1, NumMel1.0, whole genome shotgun sequence includes the following:
- the ATP5O gene encoding ATP synthase subunit O, mitochondrial, with protein MAAAAGFALKVRQLSTSAARPVSKLVKPPIQVYGLEGRYATALYSAATKQKKLEQVEKELGRVWTLLKDPKLSSIVMNPHTKGTVKQKAVNDVLAKERMSPITVNLMNLLAENGRLRYTPGIVSAFGKIMSAFRGEVLCTVTTAQPLDDASLTELKSALNGFLAKGEVLKLETKTDPSVLGGMIVNIGEKYVDMSTRSKIQKLTKIMKETV; from the exons atggcggcggcggcggggtTCGCCCTGAAG GTGCGGCAGCTGAGCACGTCGGCGGCCCGGCCGGTCTCCAAGCTGGTGAag CCGCCTATCCAGGTGTATGGGCTGGAGGGCCGCTACGCCACCGCGCTGTATTCCGCCGCCACAAAGCAGAAGAAGCTGGAGCAGGTGGAGAAGGAGCTGGGCCGAGTATGG ACTCTCTTGAAGGACCCCAAGCTATCCAGCATTGTTATGAACCCTCATACCAAGGGCACAGTTAAACAGAAAGCTGTGAATGACGTTTTAGCAAAAGAGAGGATGTCTCCTATTACCGTCAACCTGATGA ACCTGCTTGCTGAAAACGGTCGCTTGCGCTACACTCCGGgcattgtttctgcttttgggAAGATCATGAGCGCGTTCCGAGGAGAAGTGCTGTGCACAGTCACCACTGCGCAG CCCTTGGATGACGCCAGCCTCACTGAGCTAAAGAGTGCTCTGAATGGATTCTTGGCTAAAGGGGAGGTCTTGAAGCTGGAGACCAAG ACTGATCCCTCAGTCCTTGGTGGAATGATTGTCAATATTGGGGAGAAGTATGTGGACATGTCAACAAGGTCAAAGATCCAGAAACTGAccaaaataatgaaagagaCTGTCTAG